A portion of the Pseudomonas sp. GR 6-02 genome contains these proteins:
- a CDS encoding D-hexose-6-phosphate mutarotase, translating to MLEHPLQRFFKSLRERPVFAWERYQMRDVLVIDHPLCQAVFSRQGAQLLHFQPKGQKPWLWCAAKWPHVGAIRGGVPVCWPWYGRHPSENAWPSHGWARLLDWKLLDSSSDDDGVRLHWQLQLCDWQVDLHAHLGERMDLHLSTEHQDDMPCQLSQALHAYWRIGDVGEIALSGLEGAQGYDQLNRQACQQEGELRVDGGCQRVFQHDGELQLKDHAWQRELCIDTGDHADTVVWHPGSRPLLGVSWNEISEFVCVEAASGGTDSLCLAPGERAHLSLQARVGA from the coding sequence ATGCTTGAGCATCCGCTACAACGCTTCTTCAAATCCTTGCGCGAACGTCCGGTGTTTGCGTGGGAGCGCTATCAGATGCGCGACGTGCTGGTGATCGACCATCCGCTGTGTCAGGCGGTGTTCAGTCGTCAGGGCGCGCAGTTGTTGCACTTCCAGCCAAAGGGTCAGAAACCCTGGTTGTGGTGCGCGGCGAAATGGCCGCACGTGGGTGCGATTCGCGGCGGCGTGCCGGTGTGCTGGCCGTGGTATGGCCGCCACCCAAGCGAAAACGCCTGGCCGTCCCATGGTTGGGCGCGCCTGCTCGACTGGAAGCTGCTCGACAGCAGCAGTGACGACGATGGCGTGCGCCTGCACTGGCAGTTACAGCTGTGCGACTGGCAAGTGGACTTGCATGCGCACCTGGGCGAACGCATGGATTTGCACCTGAGCACCGAGCATCAGGACGACATGCCGTGCCAGTTGAGTCAGGCGTTGCACGCCTATTGGCGTATTGGTGATGTCGGTGAGATAGCGCTGTCTGGGCTCGAAGGAGCGCAAGGTTACGACCAGTTGAACCGCCAGGCTTGCCAACAGGAAGGCGAGTTGCGGGTCGACGGTGGGTGTCAGCGCGTGTTCCAGCATGACGGCGAACTGCAGCTCAAGGACCACGCCTGGCAGCGCGAACTGTGCATCGACACCGGTGATCATGCGGACACGGTGGTCTGGCATCCCGGCTCGCGGCCATTACTGGGCGTGAGCTGGAACGAGATTTCCGAGTTCGTCTGTGTGGAAGCGGCCAGCGGCGGCACCGACAGCCTGTGCCTGGCGCCGGGGGAGCGGGCGCATTTGAGTTTGCAGGCGCGGGTTGGGGCGTAG
- a CDS encoding MurR/RpiR family transcriptional regulator: MRNLLEQIQSRLEDLNKAERKVAEVILLNPQQATRFSIAALAQAASVSEPTVNRFCRSFGVSGYPELKLQLAQSLASGAAYVSRAVEADDNPEAYTQKIFGSAIASLDSACQALDPNLISRAVDLLIQARQIHFFGLGASAPVALDAQHKFFRFNLAVTAHADVLMQRMIASVAHTGELFVIISYTGRTRELVEVARIARENGASVLGLTAEGSPLAKASTLSLNIPLPEDTDIYMPMTSRIIQLTVLDVLATGMTLRRGVDFQPHLRKIKESLNASRYPIGDEFN, translated from the coding sequence GTGCGAAATTTACTGGAACAGATCCAGAGTCGCCTCGAAGACCTGAACAAGGCAGAACGCAAAGTCGCCGAAGTGATCCTGCTCAACCCACAGCAGGCGACCCGGTTCAGCATCGCCGCCCTCGCCCAGGCCGCGTCGGTCAGTGAGCCGACGGTCAACCGTTTCTGCCGCTCATTCGGTGTCAGCGGCTACCCTGAACTGAAACTGCAGCTGGCCCAGAGCCTGGCCAGCGGCGCGGCGTATGTCAGCCGTGCGGTGGAAGCCGACGACAACCCCGAGGCTTACACCCAGAAGATCTTCGGCAGCGCCATCGCGTCCCTGGACAGCGCCTGCCAGGCACTGGACCCGAACCTGATCAGCCGCGCCGTCGACCTGTTGATCCAGGCCCGGCAGATCCACTTCTTCGGCCTCGGCGCCTCGGCCCCGGTGGCACTGGATGCGCAGCACAAGTTCTTCCGCTTCAACCTGGCAGTGACCGCCCATGCCGATGTGCTGATGCAACGCATGATTGCCTCGGTGGCCCACACCGGTGAGTTATTCGTGATCATCTCCTACACCGGCCGTACCCGCGAACTGGTGGAAGTGGCACGCATCGCCCGGGAAAACGGCGCTTCGGTGCTGGGGCTGACGGCCGAAGGTTCGCCGCTGGCCAAAGCCAGTACCTTGAGCCTGAACATTCCGTTGCCGGAAGACACCGACATTTACATGCCGATGACCTCGCGGATCATTCAGCTGACCGTGCTCGATGTGCTCGCCACCGGCATGACCTTGCGCCGAGGCGTGGATTTCCAGCCGCATTTGCGCAAGATCAAGGAAAGCCTCAATGCCAGTCGGTATCCGATTGGGGATGAGTTTAATTAA
- the zwf gene encoding glucose-6-phosphate dehydrogenase, with protein MPSITVEPCTFALFGALGDLALRKLFPALYQLDGAGLLHEDTRIIALAREPGSEQQHLAFIATELRRYVGAKELDEAVLERFLARLSYLHVDFLKADDYVALAEQAGSAQRVIAYFATPAAVYGAICENLSKVGLAENTRVVLEKPIGSDLESSRKVNDAVAQFFPENRTYRIDHYLGKETVQNLIALRFANSLFETQWNQNYISHVEITVAEQVGIEGRWGYFDKAGQLRDMIQNHLLQLLCLIAMDPPADLSADSIRDEKVKVLKALAPISPEGLTTQVVRGQYIAGHSEGKSVPGYLEEPNSNTQSDTETFVALRADIRNWRWAGVPFYLRTGKRMPQKLSQIVIHFKEPSHYIFAPEQRLQISNKLIIRLQPDEGISLRVMTKEQGLDKGMQLRSGPLQLNFSDTWRSARIPDAYERLLLEVMRGNQNLFVRKDEIEAAWKWCDQLIAGWKKSGDAPKPYAAGSWGPMSSIALITRDGRSWYGDI; from the coding sequence ATGCCTTCGATTACGGTTGAACCGTGCACCTTTGCCTTGTTCGGCGCTCTCGGCGATCTAGCCCTGCGCAAGCTGTTTCCTGCCCTTTATCAACTCGATGGTGCCGGCCTGCTTCATGAGGATACGCGCATTATCGCACTGGCCCGTGAACCTGGCAGCGAGCAGCAGCATCTGGCGTTCATCGCCACCGAGTTGCGTCGCTACGTGGGCGCCAAAGAGCTGGATGAAGCCGTGCTCGAGCGCTTCCTGGCCCGGTTGAGTTACCTGCATGTCGACTTCCTCAAGGCTGACGATTACGTCGCCCTGGCCGAGCAGGCCGGCAGCGCCCAGCGGGTGATTGCCTACTTCGCCACGCCGGCGGCGGTTTACGGTGCTATTTGCGAGAACCTGTCAAAGGTTGGCCTGGCCGAAAACACCCGCGTGGTGCTGGAAAAACCCATCGGTTCTGACCTGGAATCCTCGCGCAAGGTCAACGACGCCGTGGCGCAGTTCTTCCCGGAGAACCGCACCTACCGTATCGACCACTATCTGGGCAAAGAGACCGTACAAAACCTGATCGCCCTGCGTTTCGCCAACAGCCTGTTCGAAACCCAGTGGAACCAGAATTACATTTCCCACGTGGAAATCACCGTGGCCGAGCAGGTCGGGATCGAAGGCCGTTGGGGTTACTTCGACAAGGCCGGCCAGCTGCGGGACATGATCCAGAATCACCTGCTGCAGTTGCTGTGCCTGATCGCCATGGACCCGCCGGCCGACTTGTCCGCCGACAGCATCCGCGACGAGAAAGTCAAAGTGCTCAAGGCACTGGCGCCGATCAGCCCGGAAGGCCTGACCACTCAAGTGGTGCGCGGCCAGTACATCGCCGGTCACAGCGAAGGCAAGTCGGTGCCGGGGTATCTGGAGGAGCCTAACTCCAACACCCAGAGCGACACCGAAACCTTCGTTGCCCTGCGTGCCGACATTCGCAACTGGCGTTGGGCCGGCGTACCGTTTTACCTGCGCACCGGCAAGCGCATGCCGCAGAAGCTGTCGCAGATCGTCATCCACTTCAAGGAACCGTCGCACTACATCTTCGCCCCCGAGCAGCGCTTGCAGATCAGCAACAAACTGATCATCCGCCTGCAACCGGACGAAGGCATTTCCTTGCGCGTGATGACCAAGGAACAAGGCCTGGACAAGGGCATGCAGTTGCGCAGCGGTCCGTTGCAGCTGAATTTTTCCGACACCTGGCGCAGCGCACGGATTCCCGATGCCTACGAGCGGTTGTTGCTGGAAGTGATGCGTGGCAATCAGAACCTGTTTGTCCGTAAAGATGAAATCGAAGCCGCGTGGAAGTGGTGTGACCAGTTGATTGCCGGGTGGAAAAAGTCCGGTGATGCGCCCAAGCCGTACGCGGCCGGGTCCTGGGGGCCGATGAGTTCCATTGCACTGATCACGCGGGACGGGAGGTCGTGGTATGGCGATATCTGA
- the pgl gene encoding 6-phosphogluconolactonase, translating to MAISELKLPQGVSAHEFKKPMLLAEGLALAVAKQLSDAIAAQGTATLVVSGGRSPVAFFQHLAKQALDWSKVVVSLADERWVPVEHADSNAGLLKRYLLQGPAAKAQFLSLYSATANLEQAAEQADRLLAELPAIDVLVLGMGDDGHTASLFPNSPNLADALKVDGTRRCWPMLAPTVPRQRLTMSRALLASARHTVLSISGQSKLTTLSAALAGDDVAAMPIRAFLQPTLEIYWCP from the coding sequence ATGGCGATATCTGAATTGAAACTGCCTCAGGGCGTCAGCGCCCATGAGTTCAAAAAACCGATGCTGCTGGCCGAAGGCCTGGCATTGGCAGTGGCCAAACAACTGAGCGACGCGATTGCCGCACAAGGCACAGCGACGCTGGTGGTGTCCGGTGGGCGCAGCCCGGTGGCATTTTTCCAGCACCTGGCCAAGCAGGCGCTGGACTGGTCGAAGGTGGTGGTCAGCCTGGCTGACGAGCGCTGGGTGCCGGTGGAGCATGCCGACAGTAATGCCGGTCTGCTCAAGCGTTACCTGTTGCAAGGTCCGGCGGCCAAGGCCCAGTTCCTGAGCCTCTACAGTGCCACCGCCAACCTGGAGCAGGCCGCCGAGCAGGCTGATCGCTTGCTCGCCGAATTGCCGGCGATCGATGTGCTGGTGCTGGGCATGGGCGACGACGGTCACACCGCATCACTGTTCCCCAACAGCCCGAACCTTGCCGACGCCTTGAAAGTCGACGGCACTCGTCGTTGCTGGCCGATGCTGGCGCCGACCGTGCCGCGTCAGCGCCTGACCATGAGTCGCGCGCTGCTGGCTTCGGCCAGGCACACCGTTCTATCGATTTCCGGTCAGTCCAAGTTGACCACCCTGAGCGCCGCACTGGCCGGTGACGATGTCGCCGCCATGCCGATTCGGGCGTTTCTGCAACCTACGTTAGAGATTTACTGGTGCCCATGA
- a CDS encoding bifunctional 4-hydroxy-2-oxoglutarate aldolase/2-dehydro-3-deoxy-phosphogluconate aldolase yields MTNTSPTVSMADKVALIDSLCAKARILPVITIAREQDVLPLADALAAGGLTALEVTLRSQFGLKAIQILREKRPELVTGAGTVLDRSMLAAAEAAGSQFIVTPGITRDLLEASVASPIPLLPGISNASGIMEGYCLGYRRFKLFPAEVSGGVAAIKALGGPFGEVKFCPTGGVSPANIKSYMALKNVMCVGGSWMLDPEWIKNGDWARIQECTAEALALLD; encoded by the coding sequence ATGACAAACACATCCCCGACCGTTTCCATGGCGGACAAAGTTGCCCTGATCGACAGCCTCTGCGCCAAGGCGCGGATCCTGCCGGTGATCACCATCGCTCGCGAACAGGACGTGCTGCCGTTGGCCGACGCCCTGGCCGCCGGTGGCCTCACGGCGCTGGAAGTGACCCTGCGTTCGCAGTTCGGCCTCAAGGCCATCCAGATCCTGCGCGAAAAGCGTCCGGAACTGGTGACCGGTGCCGGTACGGTGCTTGATCGCAGCATGCTGGCCGCTGCCGAAGCCGCCGGTTCGCAATTCATCGTGACGCCGGGCATCACCCGTGACTTGCTCGAAGCCAGTGTCGCCAGCCCGATTCCGCTGTTGCCGGGCATCAGCAACGCCTCCGGCATCATGGAAGGCTATTGCCTGGGCTATCGCCGCTTCAAGCTGTTCCCGGCGGAAGTCAGCGGCGGCGTCGCGGCCATCAAGGCCCTGGGCGGCCCGTTCGGCGAAGTTAAATTCTGCCCGACCGGCGGCGTCAGCCCGGCCAACATCAAGAGCTACATGGCGTTGAAAAACGTGATGTGCGTGGGCGGTAGCTGGATGCTTGACCCCGAGTGGATCAAGAACGGCGACTGGGCCCGCATCCAGGAGTGCACCGCCGAGGCGTTGGCGCTGCTGGACTGA
- a CDS encoding intradiol ring-cleavage dioxygenase, with protein MDDNTSAAPPLPVYQLSPEQIAGPYFRNPKLIRRNVSEGMDGIPLVLRLTIVDAMTGQPVTGALVDIWHCNARGAYSGWSKVNPDKEVDVDDIGSIPRTDDDTYLRGGQFTDKMGIVRFTTIYPGFYAGRALHIHVAVRITAGNNYLEERHVAWVGQLYFPEVASRSVLNAREYSGRAVSPLTNAQDMFYQRMGGEASTLNIHTIGRDSNEDGFFGHMTIGVDTFAASSQIKPEDFDKYTV; from the coding sequence ATGGACGACAACACCTCGGCTGCACCCCCACTACCGGTTTATCAACTGTCACCCGAGCAGATCGCCGGTCCGTATTTTCGAAATCCAAAACTGATCAGGCGAAACGTCAGCGAAGGCATGGACGGCATTCCCTTGGTGCTGCGGCTCACGATCGTCGATGCCATGACCGGTCAACCGGTTACCGGGGCATTGGTCGATATCTGGCATTGCAATGCGCGCGGGGCGTATTCGGGCTGGAGCAAGGTCAACCCGGACAAGGAAGTCGATGTGGATGATATCGGGTCGATCCCGCGCACCGACGACGACACCTACCTGCGTGGTGGGCAATTCACCGACAAAATGGGCATCGTGCGGTTTACCACTATTTATCCGGGGTTCTATGCCGGCCGCGCTTTGCATATTCACGTCGCGGTACGCATCACAGCCGGTAATAACTATCTGGAAGAGCGGCACGTCGCCTGGGTCGGCCAGCTTTACTTTCCCGAGGTCGCATCAAGGTCGGTGCTCAATGCCCGTGAGTACAGCGGTCGAGCCGTCTCACCGCTGACCAATGCGCAGGATATGTTTTATCAGCGCATGGGCGGCGAGGCCTCGACCCTGAATATTCACACCATCGGTCGAGACTCGAATGAGGACGGCTTTTTCGGGCACATGACCATCGGTGTCGACACGTTTGCGGCGTCATCGCAAATCAAGCCCGAGGACTTTGATAAATACACTGTGTGA
- a CDS encoding aminotransferase class V-fold PLP-dependent enzyme has translation MPDNTRRARDEAFWQTFADRYAVEPGPLNLENGYFGRMSRTVVEEYQRNIELINRGNSVHVRQRFEQGESVKIRAQLAELIGAPAEAVAFTRNASDGLQSLIRNYNRLEPGDQVLLCDLEYDTVKSAMRWLARYRGVEVIEIEHRRPASFDSLLATYREAFTRYPRLKLMALTHVTHRTGLVMPVQAIAAAAREHGIDVILDGAHALGQIEFNLDELGIAFAGYNLHKWIGAPLTLGFIYIAPERLADIDPDMDEMHFPDTDIRARTPYSTPNIPALLTLPLVFEEHQAMGGSVAKGARLNYLRNRWVDAVRELPGIEVLTPDDPRLYCGITSMRFTRHADQQAMVERLLNDYNLFTVARSCAACGPCIRITPGLTTMAADMDVLARALNELR, from the coding sequence ATGCCCGATAACACCCGCCGTGCCCGTGATGAAGCCTTTTGGCAGACCTTTGCCGACCGCTATGCTGTCGAACCCGGCCCCCTGAACCTGGAGAACGGTTACTTCGGGCGCATGTCACGCACCGTGGTCGAGGAGTATCAGCGCAACATCGAGCTCATCAACCGCGGCAACTCGGTGCATGTGCGCCAGCGCTTCGAACAGGGCGAAAGCGTCAAGATTCGCGCGCAGCTGGCCGAGCTGATCGGTGCCCCGGCCGAAGCCGTCGCCTTCACCCGCAACGCCTCGGACGGCTTGCAGTCGCTGATCCGCAACTACAATCGCCTGGAACCGGGCGATCAGGTCCTGCTGTGCGATCTGGAGTACGACACGGTCAAGAGCGCAATGCGTTGGCTGGCCCGCTATCGAGGCGTGGAAGTGATCGAGATCGAGCACCGTCGCCCCGCCAGTTTCGACAGCTTGCTGGCCACGTACCGCGAAGCTTTCACACGTTATCCGCGACTGAAGTTGATGGCCCTGACCCACGTCACCCATCGCACCGGTCTGGTAATGCCGGTGCAGGCGATCGCCGCTGCCGCCAGGGAGCATGGCATCGATGTAATCCTCGACGGCGCCCATGCTCTGGGCCAGATCGAGTTCAACCTCGATGAACTGGGCATCGCCTTCGCCGGCTACAACCTGCACAAATGGATCGGTGCGCCGCTGACTCTCGGCTTCATTTACATCGCGCCCGAGCGCCTGGCCGACATCGACCCGGACATGGACGAGATGCATTTCCCTGACACCGACATTCGCGCCCGCACGCCATACAGCACCCCGAACATCCCGGCCCTGCTGACCCTGCCGCTGGTGTTCGAAGAGCATCAGGCCATGGGCGGTTCCGTCGCCAAGGGCGCTCGGCTCAATTACCTGCGCAACCGCTGGGTCGATGCCGTTCGGGAGTTACCGGGGATCGAAGTCCTGACCCCGGATGACCCGCGCCTGTATTGCGGCATCACCTCGATGCGCTTTACCCGGCATGCCGACCAACAGGCGATGGTCGAGCGCCTGCTCAACGACTACAACCTGTTTACCGTGGCGCGCAGCTGCGCGGCGTGTGGCCCGTGCATCCGCATCACACCGGGGCTCACGACCATGGCTGCGGACATGGATGTACTGGCCCGGGCGTTGAACGAATTGCGCTGA
- a CDS encoding DUF3820 family protein, with amino-acid sequence MNPEKLELLITREMPFGKYKGRIIADLPGQYLNWFAREGFPHGELGGLLALMQEIDHNGLSELLEPLRAKHGKPAPRH; translated from the coding sequence ATGAATCCCGAAAAGCTCGAACTGCTGATTACCCGCGAGATGCCCTTCGGCAAATACAAGGGCCGTATCATTGCCGACCTGCCCGGCCAGTACCTGAACTGGTTCGCTCGCGAAGGTTTCCCTCACGGGGAACTGGGCGGGTTGCTGGCCTTGATGCAGGAAATCGACCACAACGGCCTGTCGGAACTGCTCGAACCGCTGCGCGCCAAGCACGGCAAACCTGCCCCCCGTCACTGA
- a CDS encoding ferritin-like domain-containing protein, protein MTDINKEAISVLNDLIETCKDGQEGFKTCAEDIKNPELKNLFIQRSADCASAAAELQATVRSLGGDPETSTSVSGDLHRRWVDVKSMFTGKDEEAVLNEAERGEDHAKKAYKKALDKINEDNLVSIRDTVERQYHGVQRNHDQVKALRNQARARS, encoded by the coding sequence ATGACCGACATTAATAAAGAAGCGATCTCTGTACTCAACGACCTGATTGAAACCTGTAAAGACGGTCAGGAAGGGTTCAAGACTTGCGCTGAAGACATCAAGAATCCCGAACTCAAAAACCTGTTCATTCAGCGCTCCGCCGACTGCGCCTCTGCCGCTGCCGAACTGCAGGCCACTGTGCGTTCCCTGGGTGGTGATCCGGAAACCTCCACCAGCGTCAGCGGTGATCTGCATCGCCGTTGGGTCGATGTGAAGTCGATGTTCACCGGCAAGGATGAAGAGGCAGTGCTGAACGAAGCGGAGCGTGGTGAAGACCACGCGAAGAAGGCTTACAAGAAAGCGCTGGATAAAATCAACGAGGACAACCTGGTGAGTATTCGTGACACCGTTGAACGCCAGTACCACGGCGTGCAACGCAACCACGATCAGGTCAAAGCCCTGCGTAACCAGGCTCGCGCACGCTCGTAA
- a CDS encoding MaoC family dehydratase produces MTQVTNTPYEALEVGQTASYSKTVEERDIQLFAAMSGDHNPVHLDAEFAAASMFKERIAHGMFSGALISAAVACELPGPGTIYIGQTMSFQKPVKIGDTLTVRLEILEKMPKFRVRIATRVFNQRDELVVDGEAEILAPRKQQTVTLPTLPAISIG; encoded by the coding sequence ATGACCCAGGTTACCAACACCCCTTACGAAGCCCTCGAAGTCGGCCAGACCGCCAGCTACAGCAAAACCGTCGAAGAACGCGACATTCAGTTGTTCGCCGCGATGTCCGGCGACCACAACCCGGTGCACCTGGACGCCGAATTCGCCGCTGCCTCCATGTTCAAGGAACGCATCGCCCACGGCATGTTCAGCGGCGCGTTGATCAGCGCGGCGGTGGCTTGCGAGCTGCCTGGGCCGGGGACTATTTATATCGGTCAGACAATGAGCTTTCAGAAGCCGGTGAAGATTGGCGACACGCTGACTGTGCGCCTGGAAATTCTCGAGAAAATGCCGAAGTTTCGTGTGCGGATCGCCACCCGAGTGTTCAATCAGCGTGATGAACTGGTAGTGGATGGCGAAGCGGAGATTCTGGCGCCGCGTAAACAGCAGACCGTGACATTGCCGACGTTGCCGGCGATCAGCATCGGCTGA
- a CDS encoding alpha/beta hydrolase has protein sequence MIHDTFWLTASDRSRLFVNQWLPTAPLKAVILLAHGMAEHSGRYARLAEKLCEQGYGVYAPDLRGHGKTAENGTLGHFADSDGWGKVVGDLACLNQHIGQQHPGVPIVLLGHSMGSYIAQAYLLHHSASLHGAILSGSNFQPVALYRAARQIARLERLRQGPKGRSALIEWLSFGSFNKKFKPARTSFDWLSRDPAEVDKYANDPLCGFRCTNQLWIDLLGGLQQISKASNLAQIDPGLPLLVIGGECDPVSEGKRLKDLAHALRDAGCQSLHLNIYPQARHELFNESNRDEVTADVLNWIAQALSNRRPPRAE, from the coding sequence ATGATCCATGACACTTTCTGGCTGACCGCGAGCGACCGCAGCCGCCTCTTCGTCAACCAGTGGCTGCCGACTGCACCGCTCAAAGCCGTGATCCTGCTGGCCCATGGCATGGCGGAACACAGCGGTCGCTACGCTCGCCTGGCAGAAAAGCTCTGCGAACAGGGCTACGGTGTTTACGCACCGGACCTGCGTGGACATGGCAAAACCGCTGAAAACGGCACCCTGGGCCACTTCGCCGACAGCGATGGCTGGGGCAAAGTGGTCGGTGACCTCGCCTGCCTCAACCAACATATCGGCCAACAGCATCCCGGCGTGCCAATCGTGCTGTTGGGCCACAGCATGGGCAGCTACATCGCCCAGGCTTACTTGCTGCACCACAGCGCCAGCCTGCACGGGGCGATTCTCAGCGGCTCGAACTTCCAGCCCGTGGCGCTCTATCGCGCAGCGCGGCAGATTGCTCGTCTCGAACGCCTGCGCCAGGGTCCCAAGGGTCGCAGTGCATTGATCGAATGGCTGTCGTTCGGCTCGTTCAACAAGAAGTTCAAGCCAGCTCGCACCTCGTTTGACTGGCTGAGCCGCGACCCGGCCGAGGTCGACAAGTACGCCAACGACCCGCTCTGCGGCTTTCGCTGCACCAATCAGCTATGGATCGATTTGCTCGGCGGCTTGCAGCAAATCAGCAAAGCGTCCAATCTCGCCCAGATCGATCCGGGCCTGCCGCTGCTGGTAATTGGCGGCGAATGTGATCCGGTGAGCGAAGGCAAACGTCTGAAAGATCTGGCCCACGCCCTGCGCGACGCTGGCTGCCAGAGCCTGCACTTGAATATTTACCCGCAGGCCCGGCACGAACTGTTCAATGAGAGCAATCGCGATGAAGTGACTGCCGACGTGCTGAACTGGATCGCCCAGGCCTTGAGCAACCGCCGGCCACCCAGAGCCGAATAG
- the fadD2 gene encoding long-chain-fatty-acid--CoA ligase FadD2 → MQPDFWNDKRPAGVPLDIDLGAYKSVIEVFERSCKKFADRPAFSNMGVTLTYAELERYSAAFAGYLQAHTDLVPGDRIAVQMPNVLHYPIAVFGALRAGLIVVNTNPLYTAREMRHQFKDSGARALVYLNVFGQKVQEVLPDTDIQYLIEAKMGDLMPTAKGWLINTVVAKVKKMVPDYSLPRAISFKSALRLGRGLGIKPLNVGLDDIAVLQYTGGTTGLAKGAMLTHGNLVANMQQARACLSQLGADGQPLLREGQEVMIAPLPLYHIYAFTANCMCMMVTGNHNVLITNPRDIKGFIKELKNWRFSALLGLNTLFVALMDHPDFKTLDCSSLKLTNSGGTALVKATAERWEQLTGCRITEGYGLTETSPVACTNPYGDKSRIGTVGLPVPGTTLKVINDEGVEQPLGERGELCIKGPQIMKGYWQKPEATAEVLDADGWFKSGDIGVIDPDGFVRIVDRKKDMIIVSGFNVYPNEIEDVVMAHPKVANCAVIGVPDERSGEAVKLFVVARESGVSLEELKAYCKENFTAYKVPKHIVLRESLPMTPVGKILRRELRDIA, encoded by the coding sequence ATGCAACCTGATTTCTGGAATGACAAACGCCCGGCCGGCGTGCCCCTGGATATCGACCTTGGGGCCTATAAGTCGGTGATCGAGGTGTTCGAGCGTTCCTGCAAGAAATTTGCTGACCGCCCGGCATTCAGCAACATGGGCGTGACCCTGACCTACGCTGAACTGGAACGTTACAGCGCTGCGTTCGCCGGTTACCTGCAAGCCCACACCGACCTGGTGCCGGGGGATCGCATCGCGGTGCAGATGCCCAACGTCCTGCATTACCCGATTGCCGTGTTTGGCGCCCTGCGTGCCGGGCTGATCGTGGTCAACACCAACCCGCTGTACACCGCGCGGGAGATGCGTCATCAGTTCAAGGACTCCGGTGCCCGGGCTCTGGTGTACCTGAACGTGTTTGGACAGAAGGTCCAGGAAGTGTTGCCCGACACTGACATCCAATACCTGATCGAAGCGAAGATGGGCGACCTGATGCCCACCGCCAAGGGCTGGCTGATCAATACCGTGGTCGCCAAGGTCAAGAAAATGGTCCCGGACTATTCACTGCCCCGGGCCATCTCCTTCAAGAGCGCGCTACGTCTGGGCCGGGGCCTGGGCATCAAACCGCTGAACGTCGGTCTCGACGACATCGCCGTGTTGCAATACACCGGCGGCACCACCGGGCTGGCCAAGGGTGCGATGCTGACCCACGGCAACCTGGTGGCGAACATGCAGCAGGCGCGGGCATGCCTCAGTCAACTGGGTGCCGACGGTCAGCCGCTGCTGCGCGAAGGCCAGGAAGTGATGATTGCGCCGCTGCCGCTGTACCACATCTATGCCTTCACGGCGAACTGCATGTGCATGATGGTGACCGGCAACCACAACGTGCTGATCACCAATCCACGGGACATCAAGGGCTTCATCAAGGAGCTGAAGAACTGGCGGTTCTCGGCGCTGCTTGGGCTCAACACGCTGTTCGTCGCGCTGATGGACCATCCCGACTTCAAGACCCTGGATTGCTCCAGTCTCAAACTCACCAACTCCGGCGGCACGGCGCTGGTCAAGGCCACCGCCGAGCGCTGGGAACAGCTCACCGGTTGCCGGATCACCGAAGGTTACGGCCTGACCGAAACCTCGCCGGTGGCCTGCACCAACCCTTACGGCGACAAATCGCGCATCGGCACGGTCGGCCTGCCGGTGCCGGGCACGACCCTGAAAGTGATCAACGACGAAGGCGTCGAGCAGCCGCTGGGCGAACGTGGCGAACTGTGCATCAAGGGCCCGCAGATCATGAAGGGCTACTGGCAGAAACCCGAAGCCACCGCTGAAGTGCTGGATGCTGATGGCTGGTTCAAGTCGGGCGACATCGGGGTGATCGACCCGGATGGTTTCGTGCGTATTGTCGATCGTAAGAAAGACATGATCATCGTCTCGGGCTTCAACGTGTACCCGAACGAGATCGAAGACGTGGTGATGGCCCACCCGAAAGTCGCCAACTGTGCGGTGATCGGCGTGCCGGACGAGCGTTCGGGGGAGGCGGTGAAACTGTTTGTGGTGGCCCGTGAGTCGGGGGTCAGCCTTGAAGAGCTGAAGGCTTACTGCAAGGAAAACTTCACGGCGTACAAAGTGCCCAAGCACATCGTGTTGCGTGAGTCGTTGCCGATGACGCCGGTGGGCAAGATTTTGCGGCGGGAGTTGCGGGATATCGCATAA